The genomic segment TCCGTATGTCATAGTCATTACACCTGCAAGAACTCCAACTCTACAAGAACCAGGACGCATATAGGTGTAATAGTGACGCATCTTCCACTGTTCAGGAACGATCTGTATCTCACAAACTTCATCCTGATTTTGCCGAGATTGTCCCGTTCCTCCACAAGCATGCTCCAAAGAGTACTATAAATCAAGCAGAGACGGCCGTAGGACTCTCGCCAAGCGTCGTCACCACGAGCGTCGCTCCACTACCCACTCCTTGGAAACTAACCTCTTCACTTGAGCTGCATCCAGAATCTTCGACCACGTAAGCAGCTGATCCTAAAGCAGCATTGAGCCTGGTGTAGTCGAGGACAACAGCGAGACGGCCTTTGTGTCCCAGACCTATCGTAAGCACTGCGGGTCCTGCTGGCTCTTCCACTTCTACCACATCGAACGCCGAATTTGAGCCCGTCTGAAACTTCAAAAATCCATCAAGGAAATTCGCGACGAGTGAATGACACGAGCCTACAGCAACATCCAGTTTAGTGGAGATAAACGTGAGCGTTAGTTGCTGCCCCTCTTCGAGCGTCGCTTTCGTGCTGTCACCATGGATCTCGGTTttcggcgtcttctcggGAGATGTTGATTTCTCAGGCAGGTCTATGTTACCACCCTTCGTTGGATGGTCCGGCTGAGCTTCTCCTCCAGGCGACTGTTCCTTACCGCCACCTCTCTCGTCCGAACGATCGGCGGGCTGTTGCATCTCAGGCGGTTGTGACGGTGGCCCACCACCAGTTCGTGAAATCTGGCCACTTTCATCTAAACACACCGGGGGATTCTCATCCTTCGGTAGGCAGACTTCAACTTCAGAACATGGGCTGTCGACGGATCCGATTGCCTGGCGaattccttcctcttctgtatAATGCCGCTTGTCTAGTTCTGTCGACGTCCCTGCAGGTAACGGGGTGCCGGCAAGAAAACGGGGAACGGATGAGCCATCGGTGGAAACTGGTAAAAGATGACTTCGATGGAAAAACATGACCAGAACCACCCCGTTCTCCCCACAGACCGCACTACTCTTGTCCTGGCTTGATCATCAAGAAAAAAATTGACAACATCTGTGGTGTCGAGCATGACAGCGGTAAGGACGCAAAATGAGAGGTTGCAGCCGCAACTTGTGGCGCTGTTTTTGCTTTCCCTGCATTTCCAACTTACCTCGTCGTCCTCCAGGGCAGTACCACGTTGTTCCGCAGTTGCTCGCACACTCA from the Toxoplasma gondii ME49 chromosome IX, whole genome shotgun sequence genome contains:
- the MIC1 gene encoding microneme protein MIC1 (encoded by transcript TGME49_291890~Signal peptide predicted by SignalP 2.0 HMM (probability 0.953) with cleavage site probability 0.375 at residue 23), with protein sequence MGQALFLTVLLPVLFGVGPEAYGEASHSHSPASGRYIQQMLDQRCQEIAAELCQGGLRKMCVPSSRIVARNAVGITHQNTLEWRCFDTASLLESNQENNGVNCVDDCGHTIPCPGGVHRQNSNHATRHEILSKLVEEGVQRFCSPYQASANKYCNDKFPGTIARRSKGFGNNVEVAWRCYEKASLLYSVYAECASNCGTTWYCPGGRRGTSTELDKRHYTEEEGIRQAIGSVDSPCSEVEVCLPKDENPPVCLDESGQISRTGGGPPSQPPEMQQPADRSDERGGGKEQSPGGEAQPDHPTKGGNIDLPEKSTSPEKTPKTEIHGDSTKATLEEGQQLTLTFISTKLDVAVGSCHSLVANFLDGFLKFQTGSNSAFDVVEVEEPAGPAVLTIGLGHKGRLAVVLDYTRLNAALGSAAYVVEDSGCSSSEEVSFQGVGSGATLVVTTLGESPTAVSA